DNA from Eucalyptus grandis isolate ANBG69807.140 chromosome 5, ASM1654582v1, whole genome shotgun sequence:
TCGGTTCTTTTGGCGTGTGATGAGAAAATCGATGGAAAGGAAGGCCGATTGTCCGATTCAGCTCTCATTCGCGAAATTTCGGTTCCTTCTGTTCTCGTGAAACCGTTCTCTTGTTTGCCCGTTcgcatctctctcctctccgtTTCCTCTGTGCAGTGTTTGTGAAATTTTGATTCCTTTTGATTCCTTCTGTCCATGATGAACTCATTTTGCTCCTTTTCCGAAGGATAAGGTCGTTTCAATATAAGAATTTCACGTATCTTAAAGTAGTCGTGTCCCTTGATTGCAGCTCCACTGCTTTGGAATCCTTCTAAGCCACGGGACAACTGATATTTATGCCTCGATCAAAGATCAACATGCCCTTGTTGTTCATCTTTTGGATGGTCTTCAATTGCCGAGGTAACAAGCAATGTATGACAAGAGATTGGGAATTTATACGTACGCTTGCACATATGGTGTTCAGTCATCTCGATTGTTGTGCTCATTTTGTCCATCCATGCAGCGATGATATCCAGGGGGAGATATTATTTGTGCTGTACAGGTTGTCGGTCCTCCAGCAGGAATGCGGGGATGGCGAAAAAATTGATCCTTTTGCTACCTGTACCCCAAGCTCATACGTTTATCGTTGGATGTCCTCTTGAAGACCCAAAGTGATGATGTTCGCCTGAACTGTGTAGGTTTGTCAACTTCTGTATTTGTCAACTTCTGTATTACTTGGAAGTGTGTTAAGATCACTGAGTTTCAGGTTGTGCCTATATGTGAGGTTTTGGCAAACTGGCGGTGATGCTGATCTATCATTAGATTGACagtttataatttaaatgattgcCATCAAATGAATTTAGTTATATCCATTCGAGACAATTCATTTGCATTGTCATTTATTACACTTTCTCCCAATACATATGAACATTAATCACCTGCCACTAATTTCGTTTTTCTTGGTCAGCACTTTTGTCGATGCTGGTTCAGAGAGGGTTTCTCAGAGATCCATATGATGATTATATGAGCAACTCGAGTTCTGTTGAAGCTGATAGTCTCGTACAAGTCACAGATGATTTATCAGATATCTCTTCCCTCTGCATCTTATTTTCAGAGGCCGTCAAAGGTCCATTGCTTTCATCAGATGGCCAAGTCCAAATCAGCACATTAGAGTTAATTACCTACTATTTACATGAACTAAATTCAGTCAAGCAGTTTCAACTTTTGGTGGAAGCAAATATTGCAGATTACGTATTTGAAATTCTCAGGCTATCAGGCAAGTAATCTTTTACTAGATGATTGCTGTGTCATTTGTCATACACGAGAAATGTCATTAGCAATTAGATTATGCATTTGATGCCAATGGCCTTCTCTCAAGTTTATGTGGGTGAAAGTAGCcatttgttcatttcttctattTTATAAGTGCTTCTGAACGATATATTGGGAGACCCTCCAGAAACCCAAGTAGATTGCTTGTTTGTTTCTTCATGAGAAAACGGCACACATGGTCTCTGGCATTTCCAGgttcaagaaaagaaatattttagtGTCTTGTACCTTCTTTTATGAATTAACTAAAAGTATATTTCACTAAATTCCTTAATCCTCTATGATTGGAAATTCTCATTCTCGTGACAAAGGATTGATGCTGTTCATTGATGAATAGAATGCAAGGATCCTGTGGTCAGCTCTTGCCTTGGAGTTCTTGATCTCCTGTCAAATGCTGGACAAGCTTTTACACAGAGACTTGCAGTCGGCTTTGCTTCTCTAATTCCTGTCTTTGCTTATGTTGCTGAAGTGCCTTTTCATCCCTGTCAGCTTCAGCTACTGAAGCTCATCTTTAGTTGCATTTCTAACTGCCCTGGTGTGGCATCAACTTCACAAAGTGAACAATTGGCTGTTATTTTGGCAAGGATGCTTAGAAGATATAATGATGGTGAAGCAGGCATGCTTTCAGAATCATTCATGCTGGTATGCTCTATCTTGATGAGTATGATGAGTTTGCCAACTTCCCATGATGTCTCGAATCTAACAACATACATTCAAGAGTCAACAAAAGATGCCATTTTAGCTTGTCTAAGTGCCACCGGAGAGCACACAGACCTGCTCCCGCACACCTTGCTTCTGCTGAAAGAGGCCTATGCTTATGGTTATGAAGGTTACCCTGTCAACAACTCCAACAAGAATGGATTGCGACATTGGGTCATTGATATATGTAGAAGATGGCTACTGCCTTGGCTATGGACATCCATCAAaggggaagaggaagaggaggaggagactgTTCTGTGCgttcttgatatttttcatgCAATACTTGTTCACAGCTCTGATGACCAAACCAGTGAATTCGCAGAGAACCTGATCTGTAGTTCTTGGTTCACCTTCTCATTTAGCTGTTTGGCTTTATATCCCACAGAGAGGGTGAAACACCgaatttatttgatgatgagtTCACTAATTGAAGTTCTACTTGGAAATGATTGTGGGCAGCACATTAGGGATGCTGTGTCTTACCTTCCCTCTGATCCAAATGATTTGCTGTTTCTGCTAGGGCAACAGAGCTCCCATGATCTGCAATTATCCTTCTGTCAATCTGTGGCCCTACAAATTTTGTATTGCAGTTCTTTGTTTGATGAAAGGTATTTAGCCTGCCTATCCTGAATTCATGTATCTAGGCATATGATGTGTGTTTTCAATATGTCCAATTATTATTCTAGTGTGGTCCATAAATTCTTATATCATACTTAACATAAGCATCTTTGGCAGGCTTGCAGCTGATAAAAAAGTTTTAGCTTCCATCGAACAATTTATCCTTGTAAATGGGTGTGATCTGACAGGCACAGCTATGAGTTCATCAACTGTCATTCAACTAGTTGCTCTGTATAGTCTGTATAGGGGTCTTGCCAAGATGAGCTACCAAATGTCATATAGTCCAGAAGCTGAGAGGCTCTTCATACAACTAGTCACCAAAAGAGAATGGGATCTGCTGTCTACTAGAATTCACCCAATGTCGCTTAAATGGTTGTTTCAACAAGAGAGACTCTGTGAATCACTGTCTTGTCAGATCTTGAATTTCTGCAGAATTAGTCCCACATCTGACTATGCATTAATTGTCCATGGGAAAAAGGGTCGTGGTCTGGATGTGCAGTTGATTGCAGAATTGGTGGCAGCAGAAGACAATTATGCCGCAAGACTTTTTGTATACATATTTGAAGAGGTTGTTAaggaaaataatcaagagaATGACTTGACTTCTGTGTTGAGGCTTATGGAAGATGTCATACGTATCTTTCCCGAGGCTTCTAACAAATTTTGCTTGAATGGAATAGCAAAGGCAATTCACATCTTCTATAATGATTCAAGCCCTTCCTCACAGGTGTACACAGCCGtagcaattttcattttcaacataTTGAGTTCGGTTGACTCAGATGCTCTTGCTGATGATGAAGCTTGGGCTGCAGTTGCCATGAAGGTGACTGTCTAGATAACTTCACCTAGTATAAGTTCTGCCCTAGATTTCACTATTTACACAGGGTAGCTGactccactttattttttctgttattTATATATAGTTGATGGAACACTTGATTTACTCGGGTGACATAGGAAAGTCCTCTACTTGTTGCTTGATTCTTGGCATTTTGTGCTTGGTTTTACGCCACTCAACAAATGGAGCACTAGTGGAGGCTTCAAAAACTGTTCTTCTCAACACTTCGTTGGCATCAACCTTGTCCAGTGCTATTCATGCGGTCTCTCCAGATGGACCAGCAATGTATAACATTGATGAGGGAACAGAGGCCGGAAAAACTTTAATACATGTGCTATTATTGCACTATTTTGCTTTTAAAAGGTTAGCTATCTCAACTTTTCAgtttatcaaagaaaaaggtTAGCTATTTGATAGGATGTCCCAAATTGGAACTCCTTAAGAAAAAGTACTAACACATGCCTTTCTTAGCATGCACGCTGTGTTACCGAGTGCAGGGGACTGGGATAATCTGATTGGTCAATCAACATGCATTGAGTCACCTCCTTTCTTAAGCATCAAGTGCCATGACTTGTGCAGGCTGATGCATTTCGGACCTCCTCTTGTCAAGCTCATCACTTCATATTGTCTATTGGAATTGTTTATTAGGTTATCCGAACAGAAAGAGAGCAAGCATGAGGACCAAAAATGCACGAATAAATACTGGATGTCACTGATGGCTCTATTGGAAGGCTTACTTTTGTACAATGATACCAGAGTGGCGATAAACAGTAGCCTTTGCCTCGCAATGATCTTGAAGTGGGAAATGCAGGAAGTAGCAGAAATATTCAACAGGAGAAGTATGTGGTGCAGATTGATTTTGGAAGAGTTGGTGATATCTCTGGCAGCTCCGTCTTTATCCTCTAAATCTTCCACTAATCATCACAAGGCTGCTGTCATTGTAGCTGTAGCACTGCTGAAGCTACCTAAAGTTCCAGAATGGATGCGGTCTGTGTTTAGTGATACCTTCTTGACTGGTATGCTGGGAAACCTCACAGGCAGTAATTTGAGTGCAGAGATTTTCCTCCTATTGCGTGAGCTGTTGAACTCTCAGCTCCTGGGTGCTGATCATGTGGCTAACCTAAACAGGCTGCTTCAggtactttttttcctttcatcttgCTCTTGTACTAGTGTTACTTTCCCCTTGGCATGTTTCCCATGAGCTTGGTACTCACCTGCGTTTGAGTAGCTTCCTTATGTCCagtctttgcatttttcatCCTCTCCTCTGGATGGCTAGATATACACAACTTGTGTGGACAGTAAAAGTTGATTTCAACTACTGTTTGAAGAATGCGATGACAGGTAATGCAGTACCAATAACTTGATAAATCTTTAATTATACAGGAATCCAGGACTCACGCTTATCGCGAAAATATGAAAGATGAAAGCAAAGAGAAATGTCCGAAGAAGGTTATCGCCGTTGACGATGACATGGGAATGACTATCAATCTTCTCATTGATCTGATTACATCTGATTCACAACGAGCAGAGGTTTATGGAGGACTTCAAATGGGCAACAAGAGATTGCTGGACGAGATAGAAATGTTTCAGGTCAACAGCAGCGGATGATGTTACGAGAAACTCATAGAGATCCGATGGTACTGTGGTATCATATTTTCAATCGACAAAGATACTACACTAGAAGTTTCAAATGAAATCACACCAACATATAAAGTCATTAAACatctaaattacaaaaattcctTTGAAATAAAACCTTAGGAGATACATAAACATTTAGCGACCGGAGGATGAGTATCAATATTCTCAATGAAGGGGCAACTATCTTGTTCAGCCAAACCATCGTCAAAGAGCATACCACGCAATTCTGGATATGCgtgaatgttttttttatcatttatttttggtccctcacttttttgtctttttttcatCACTTTTCTGAGAGTGATAACTGATTGTTCAAACAAAagccttccttttccttcaaaACTGAGTCCTGATACCCTCTTTAGGATTTGGACGTTGTGGTTATATTCGAAATCACGATAATCATAATCATAGTATGGGCGCACTATATACTTTGCTATGTGAATTAAGCTCGATTAGAAGTCGTCAAAACTCCCTCACGTAAGAGTACAAAAAGCGTCAGTATTACATCTATACAGGGGATAAACAATTCCCACAAAGTATTGGTCAATCTCGTTTATCTCGTAACTCCTCCACAATTGCTGGTGTAGACATGAATTGTAATCCATTTTTAGGACACGTTGGATATGGTCGTCGACTGTCTGAAACTTCGGCTGTCGCTGGCGGAAGCATAGATGATTCCGCATCAGGAATTGGCGGCTGGTAATTTTATTAGAAACATATCAAATTCTGAACGGGATACATTGGCATAGTCTGTTTTGTTAGATCGACGCTTCGTAACAGAAAGCCCAAGAAAACCCCCCTCAAATTCCTCGAAAAGTTTTTCCTTGACCCTAGGGAGGCAGCCACAAAACTACACTACTGTTCCTTATCCAACTGAGCCTTACCATGACAGGAGATTGTACTGATGCAGTTGTGATTCCCATTCTTCCATCCTCCTTGTCCTGAAGTTTTCTGCTACTCCTACAGAAGCACATGTATATCTTCTTCCATGGTGGCGCGGTCTCAGCTTGACTGCACgcccctctcttctctttatttCCATCTGCGAACTCGCGGCTCTACCAACCATTTCTCCTCCGGCGCCTGCTTTCTGCTTCCTCATGTGCAAATTCAACGCCTTCCAAATCACGCCTCCAATCTTCTCTTTCCAACTGGGCTTTCTTGATTTGACTCTGGCGCCATCGCCCGAAAAGAATGCTTTGGCTTGGGATTCACATGCTACTCTGGACTTGTCCATGTTTCCTTGTTCTGATTCTGGGTTGGAATGACCTATCTCTGCTTGTGGAATTACAAGAGTGTGAGGACTATGAAAATAAAACAACTGGAGAGATTTGGATGAGAAAGGATCGACTTTGTCCACAGTAATTACCAAAGTAATCCAAGAAATAAGATATAATCAACTTAGGCCTTGGATCCCCTAACGACTGTGGTTAGTGCCATTTCTTACTAATAAATCCGATGGTTTAATCATGATTTCGAGTCTGATTTCATGTGCAAATCAAGCTTTCATGACTATCGTGACTGCCAAGCAAAGCTTGCTCCCGATCTCAGACTCTTGTTACCCGTCTGAAGCAACATCACATCCGTCGCCATTAACCATATAATCCGGTTGGTCCATTGCCGTCGCCTACTGATTTAGCCAGGTTTGAACAATTCGACCACGCAAACATTCCTCTATAAATCATTATTATCTTGCTTCTAATAATCGGAGCACTCTTTTAAGACATGTCCTTCAACTTACGAAGCACAAACCAACTTTATCTAATTCGCTTATCTGCATCACCGTTACACCTAAGCCTCCCATTCATTCTCCAATTCGAGTTGCATAAGGCGAATCACACGAACCAGACATATAGCAAGTTCGACTTTCGTCTATCCCCGGCCTAATTCTACACTCAAATTATACGAAATCCCGAAAAAATAAGAGTAATtagttaaatataaattgttgtcaatcataaatataaacggttatttttcgaaaaatagtttctaaattttgattttttttgtgaaatgaacgCACCCTTAGTGACATTTGACACCATGACCACGCAAatatccaaaagaaagaactaCGTAAATAAGATAAAACAAATTCAATGTTTTCTCTTACCGCGGTGTGTACACCTCTCCTCAGTGAACCTCAACCTCAGGAACTGCTGCAATGGCGATCCGCTGATTCAAATTGTCTCGTCAACCTCAGTTGGAAAGTGAACAGTGGGTGAAAGGGTGTGTCGTTTCTAGGAAATTTAAAAGCAAGAAGAGATCCTTCCAGGTTGgaggaaagaaacaaagaagat
Protein-coding regions in this window:
- the LOC104417056 gene encoding LOW QUALITY PROTEIN: protein PUTATIVE RECOMBINATION INITIATION DEFECT 1 (The sequence of the model RefSeq protein was modified relative to this genomic sequence to represent the inferred CDS: deleted 2 bases in 1 codon), translating into MYFNDSQEPDSELADEVESDEEGGEVAEDSSPPRSCSRGHRPSLNLRTRQGGGICLLCLSNLLAAAPPAPTVHVSYALSQLSRALSDPPFLRSLLAFHARLLVSPLVRALSASDDEPIARQIIDLVVLLSGAGAEWGLAGEFAARVSELLCSRALGWSRRQVYVLHCFGILLSHGTTDIYASIKDQHALVVHLLDGLQLPSDDIQGEILFVLYRLSVLQQECGDGEKISFCYLYPKLIRLSLDVLLKTQSDDVRLNCVALLSMLVQRGFLRDPYDDYMSNSSSVEADSLVQVTDDLSDISSLCILFSEAVKGPLLSSDGQVQISTLELITYYLHELNSVKQFQLLVEANIADYVFEILRLSECKDPVVSSCLGVLDLLSNAGQAFTQRLAVGFASLIPVFAYVAEVPFHPCQLQLLKLIFSCISNCPGVASTSQSEQLAVILARMLRRYNDGEAGMLSESFMLVCSILMSMMSLPTSHDVSNLTTYIQESTKDAILACLSATGEHTDLLPHTLLLLKEAYAYGYEGYPVNNSNKNGLRHWVIDICRRWLLPWLWTSIKGEEEEEEETVLCVLDIFHAILVHSSDDQTSEFAENLICSSWFTFSFSCLALYPTERVKHRIYLMMSSLIEVLLGNDCGQHIRDAVSYLPSDPNDLLFLLGQQSSHDLQLSFCQSVALQILYCSSLFDERLAADKKVLASIEQFILVNGCDLTGTAMSSSTVIQLVALYSLYRGLAKMSYQMSYSPEAERLFIQLVTKREWDLLSTRIHPMSLKWLFQQERLCESLSCQILNFCRISPTSDYALIVHGKKGRGLDVQLIAELVAAEDNYAARLFVYIFEEVVKENNQENDLTSVLRLMEDVIRIFPEASNKFCLNGIAKAIHIFYNDSSPSSQVYTAVAIFIFNILSSVDSDALADDEAWAAVAMKLMEHLIYSGDIGKSSTCCLILGILCLVLRHSTNGALVEASKTVLLNTSLASTLSSAIHAVSPDGPAMYNIDEGTEAGKTLIHVLLLHYFAFKSMHAVLPSAGDWDNLIGQSTCIESPPFLSIKCHDLCRLMHFGPPLVKLITSYCLLELFIRLSEQKESKHEDQKCTNKYWMSLMALLEGLLLYNDTRVAINSSLCLAMILKWEMQEVAEIFNRRSMWCRLILEELVISLAAPSLSSKSSTNHHKAAVIVAVALLKLPKVPEWMRSVFSDTFLTGMLGNLTGSNLSAEIFLLLRELLNSQLLGADHVANLNRLLQESRTHAYRENMKDESKEKCPKKVIAVDDDMGMTINLLIDLITSDSQRAEVYGGLQMGNKRLLDEIEMFQVNSSG